The following coding sequences are from one Primulina eburnea isolate SZY01 chromosome 15, ASM2296580v1, whole genome shotgun sequence window:
- the LOC140814664 gene encoding cationic amino acid transporter 8, vacuolar-like, translating to MGHKNYKFSSEASDLTTPIAPPTMDPPAGKSYWRFSKKDFFPEPTFQDFSTYLSALSKTPHRLKDRLFGLSSDVNELVQCKKQSENEMKQCLTWWDLIWLGFGSVVGSGIFSITGQETHDHAGPAIILSYAISGLSALLSVFCYTEFSVEVPIAGGSFSFLRIELGDFVAFIAAGNILLEGLVGAAGLGRSWSSYFASIIKSNPDFLRIRVDSFAEGFNLLDPLAVVVLAIANGFAMTGTKRTSVLNWISSIFGAVVIVFIIIVGFVHGKSENLVPFSPYGAEGVFTAAAIVYWSYTGFDMVANMAEEVKRPSRDIPVGLVGSMSLITVVYCLMALALTMMVKYTQVDVNAAYSVAFDGIGMKWAKYLVSIVALKGMTTSMLIGSMGQARYTTQIARAHMIPPWFALVHPKTGTPIYATLLITTGSCILAFFSSLDVLSSVLSFSTLFIFMFMAVALLFRRYNVKDVTPKSDAIKFFTSLFIIFGSSLGITVLWNSKNREWIGYVLTGGLWFLGTLGMAFTTKHRNPKVWGVPLVPWLPSLSIAMNLFLIGSLGSVALWRFLICSFIMLVYYLLAGVHATYDMAHMDEQKLKLEEGKEDLDQGSQLVTRQDL from the coding sequence ATGGGACATAAGAATTACAAATTTTCGTCCGAAGCCTCAGATCTCACCACTCCAATAGCACCGCCGACAATGGACCCTCCCGCCGGGAAATCGTACTGGCGTTTCAGCAAGAAAGATTTTTTCCCGGAACCCACCTTCCAAGACTTCTCAACTTACCTCTCCGCCCTCTCCAAGACCCCCCACCGTCTCAAAGATCGCTTATTCGGGCTATCCTCCGACGTGAATGAGCTCGTTCAGTGCAAGAAACAATCGGAGAATGAGATGAAGCAATGCCTCACGTGGTGGGATCTTATCTGGCTCGGATTTGGTTCCGTCGTCGGTTCGGGAATTTTCAGCATCACGGGTCAAGAAACCCACGATCACGCTGGTCCTGCGATTATTCTGTCGTATGCTATTTCGGGTTTATCCGCTTTATTATCTGTGTTTTGTTATACTGAATTTTCTGTTGAGGTCCCGATTGCTGGGGggtctttttcttttcttcgtATAGAATTGGGGGATTTTGTTGCCTTCATCGCGGCTGGAAATATTTTGCTGGAAGGGCTGGTTGGGGCTGCAGGTTTGGGGCGTTCTTGGTCATCTTATTTTGCTAGCATTATTAAAAGTAATCCTGATTTTTTGAGGATAAGAGTTGATTCTTTTGCTGAGGGGTTCAATCTGTTGGATCCTTTGGCTGTAGTGGTTTTGGCCATTGCTAATGGTTTTGCAATGACGGGCACGAAGAGAACTTCGGTGCTGAATTGGATTAGTTCCATTTTCGGGGCCGTAGTGATTGTGTTCATTATAATTGTTGGTTTTGTGCATGGAAAGAGTGAGAATTTGGTTCCGTTTTCTCCATATGGGGCGGAAGGGGTGTTCACTGCCGCCGCGATAGTGTATTGGTCTTATACGGGTTTTGATATGGTTGCTAACATGGCCGAGGAAGTTAAGAGGCCTTCAAGGGACATACCAGTGGGGCTGGTTGGGTCGATGTCTTTGATCACTGTCGTGTACTGCTTGATGGCATTGGCTCTCACCATGATGGTGAAATATACTCAAGTGGATGTCAATGCCGCGTATTCTGTCGCATTCGATGGAATTGGGATGAAATGGGCTAAGTATTTAGTTAGCATTGTTGCACTTAAGGGAATGACGACCAGTATGCTAATTGGATCAATGGGACAGGCTCGTTACACCACTCAGATAGCAAGGGCGCATATGATTCCCCCTTGGTTTGCTCTTGTTCATCCCAAGACAGGAACTCCTATTTACGCTACCCTGTTGATAACCACAGGTAGCTGCATTCTTGCCTTCTTCTCGAGCTTGGACGTTTTATCAAGTGTATTATCATTCAGCACTCTCTTCATTTTCATGTTTATGGCCGTTGCTTTGCTCTTTAGAAGGTACAATGTTAAGGATGTCACCCCCAAAAGTGATGCCATCAAATTTTTCACATCATTATTCATTATTTTTGGTTCTTCTCTTGGGATAACGGTCCTTTGGAATTCCAAGAATAGGGAATGGATAGGGTATGTTTTGACCGGAGGGCTGTGGTTTCTAGGAACTTTAGGGATGGCATTTACGACGAAGCACAGGAATCCGAAAGTATGGGGGGTTCCCCTTGTTCCGTGGTTGCCATCTCTATCGATAGCTATGAATTTGTTTCTTATCGGATCTCTTGGTTCGGTAGCCTTGTGGCGGTTCCTCATATGTAGTTTCATCATGCTAGTTTATTATTTGTTGGCCGGTGTTCATGCGACTTACGACATGGCTCATATGGATGAACAAAAACTGAAACTTGAAGAGGGAAAAGAAGATTTGGACCAAGGGAGTCAGCTGGTAACGAGGCAGGACTTGTAA
- the LOC140815294 gene encoding uncharacterized protein, translating into MSNSSNEGSDNSAVVFGVIGGVCAFAILFCWIPACLRRTNAPKSSQTSQAAPAAVNGGSVQKDRDSIIDVTEPAVAVIDIAAEAAAAGCGGGCCCAGGGCGDGDGGGCGGD; encoded by the exons ATGAGTAACTCCAG CAATGAAGGATCTGATAACTCTGCCGTTGTCTTCGGGGTCATTGGTGGTGTCTGTGCGTTTGCTATATTATTTTGCTGGATTCCGGCATGTCTCCGCCGCACAAACGCACCAAAGAGTTCCCAAACTTCTCAGGCGGCTCCAGCCGCTGTAAATGGAGGATCTGTGCAGAAGGATCGCGATTCGATCATTGATGTGACGGAGCCTGCTGTAGCTGTAATAGATATCGCGGCTGAAGCTGCAGCTGCGGGTTGTGGTGGTGGTTGTTGCTGTGCTGGTGGTGGTTGTGGTGATGGTGATGGCGGTGGTTGCGGTGGAGATTAA
- the LOC140814289 gene encoding 2-oxoglutarate-dependent dioxygenase DAO-like has product MAVNKSVPVIDMQDFSTLPQKIVSACEDWGCFRLINHGVPFSLMSDMKDVVRSLHDLPMEIKMRNYNHQEPSKGYTPPNMASAFFESLSLYDDGSAVAVENFCTQLDVSPQQREIIVKHTSALQSLAQLLGSKLMEGLGLNGEKFKEGICQFKMNKYNYGPETVGLQGAVMHSDAGFFTILQDDDDVDGLEAVDKTTGELISVDHVPGTLVFNVGDAGKVWSNGRFHNVKHQVQCYEATVRITIALFVLPAEEETVRVLPGLADADHPALYVPFNFNHYRRLRISTNSPTGEALEFFRSHPELLN; this is encoded by the exons ATGGCAGTAAACAAGTCAGTTCCAGTGATTGATATGCAAGATTTCTCAACTCTGCCCCAGAAAATAGTGAGTGCCTGCGAAGATTGGGGTTGTTTCAGGCTTATCAATCACGGGGTTCCTTTTTCCCTCATGTCTGATATGAAGGATGTAGTACGTTCTCTTCATGATCTTCCGATGGAAATCAAGATGAGAAATTATAACCATCAGGAGCCTTCCAAAGGGTACACCCCACCTAACATGGCCAGTGCCTTTTTCGAAAGCCTGAGTTTATACGACGATGGCTCGGCCGTTGCTGTCGAAAATTTCTGCACTCAGTTGGATGTATCTCCTCAGCAGag GGAGATCATCGTAAAACACACTTCTGCTCTTCAAAGTCTGGCGCAGCTCCTAGGGAGCAAATTAATGGAAGGTCTGGGATTGAATGGCGAGAAATTCAAGGAAGGAATATGCCAGTTCAAAATGAACAAATATAATTATGGACCGGAAACTGTGGGATTACAGGGTGCTGTAATGCATTCAGACGCTGGATTTTTCACCATACtacaagatgatgatgatgtcGATGGTTTGGAGGCTGTGGACAAAACTACTGGAGAGTTGATCTCCGTTGATCATGTACCCGGAACACTTGTTTTTAACGTCGGAGATGCGGGCAAG GTGTGGAGTAATGGGAGGTTTCACAACGTGAAGCATCAAGTGCAATGCTACGAGGCTACCGTACGTATAACAATTGCCCTTTTCGTGTTGCCCGCCGAGGAGGAGACGGTTCGAGTGTTGCCGGGGTTGGCGGATGCCGATCACCCTGCCCTCTACGTGCCTTTCAATTTCAATCATTACAGAAGGCTACGAATCTCTACCAATTCACCCACCGGTGAAGCTCTTGAATTTTTCCGATCTCACCCGGAATTGTTGAACTAA
- the LOC140814927 gene encoding gibberellin 2-beta-dioxygenase 1-like, with translation MVVLTKPATEQFSIAKNCSTFFPGVPLIDLSKPDSKTQLVKACEEFGFFKVIDHGVPFEYMRGLESEALKFFSLPLSDKQRAGPPNPFGYGNKKIGLNGDVGWLEYLLLNSNTEADLHKFSSLFGEAAENFSCVLKDYVSAVKKMAFEILEMLADGLKIQPRNVFSKLLMDEQSDSVFRVNHYPPCPDLGESNSTRNLIGFGEHTDPQVISVLRSNNTSGLQICLKDGNWISIPPDHNSFFINVGDSLQVMTNGRFKSVRHRVVANSSKSRLSMIYFGGPPLSEKIAPLPSLMKGEVSLYKEFTWFEYKKSAYKSRLADNRLGLFEKINVAS, from the exons ATGGTGGTTCTCACGAAACCAGCTACCGAACAGTTCTCCATAGCCAAGAACTGCTCCACATTTTTCCCTGGTGTGCCACTGATAGACCTCTCCAAACCCGACTCGAAAACGCAGCTAGTTAAGGCCTGTGAAGAGTTCGGATTCTTTAAAGTGATCGATCATGGCGTCCCTTTTGAATACATGAGAGGTTTGGAATCGGAAGCTCTTAAGTTCTTCTCTTTGCCTCTGTCTGATAAGCAGAGAGCAGGCCCGcctaacccttttggttatgGCAACAAAAAGATCGGCCTGAATGGAGATGTCGGTTGGCTCGAGTACTTGCTTTTGAATTCAAATACCGAAGCAGATCTCCATAAGTTTTCGTCCCTCTTCGGTGAAGCCGCAGAAAATTTCTC GTGTGTTCTGAAAGATTATGTATCAGCCGTGAAGAAAATGGcgtttgagattcttgaaatGCTAGCAGATGGGCTGAAGATCCAACCAAGAAATGTTTTCAGTAAACTTCTGATGGATGAACAGAGTGACTCTGTTTTCCGTGTGAATCATTACCCTCCATGCCCAGATTTGGGAGAATCCAATAGTACGAGGAATTTGATTGGATTTGGAGAACACACTGACCCGCAAGTCATATCTGTTCTTAGATCCAATAACACCAGTGGCCTTCAAATCTGTTTGAAAGATGGGAATTGGATTTCCATACCGCCTGATCACAATTCTTTCTTCATTAATGTTGGCGATTCATTGCAG GTAATGACTAATGGGAGGTTTAAGAGCGTAAGGCATAGAGTTGTGGCCAATAGCTCAAAATCAAGACTTTCGATGATATACTTCGGTGGTCCACCATTAAGCGAGAAGATAGCCCCATTGCCTTCACTAATGAAAGGGGAAGTCAGTTTGTACAAGGAATTTACATGGTTTGAGTACAAAAAATCTGCTTACAAGTCAAGATTGGCTGATAACAGGTTGGGCCTCTTCGAGAAAATTAATGTGGCCTCTTGA